One Microlunatus soli genomic window carries:
- a CDS encoding BMP family lipoprotein has product MAVLAAASALVFGLAGCAKPPGTEPGSNSSAAASGGASSAAGGEASSFKACMVSDSGGFDDKSFNQTSYKGMTDAKKKLGIETAQVESHSDADYAKNVQSMVSAKCSIIVGVGFKLSDAILASAKANPDIDFAIVDDNRPDFAAAKNLKPLVFNTAESSFMGGYLAASMTKTGKVGTFGGAKIPTVTIFMDGFAQGVDYYNKQKGKKVQVLGWNAAKQDGQFVPGEDGFDNISGGKQVATNLISQGADIVLPVAGPSGEGALQAAKASGGKVNTIWVDTDGCVSAANYCSNIISSVYKAMDLAVQNAIVASHDKKFSQEPYLGTLEDDGTGLAPFHQFDGKVSADTKSELDTIKGDIISGKIKITSKSQPES; this is encoded by the coding sequence ATGGCCGTGCTGGCCGCCGCGAGCGCGCTGGTCTTCGGACTGGCAGGCTGCGCGAAGCCGCCGGGCACCGAGCCGGGCTCGAACTCCAGTGCCGCGGCGTCGGGCGGCGCCTCCAGCGCGGCGGGCGGCGAGGCCTCCTCGTTCAAGGCCTGCATGGTGTCGGACTCCGGCGGCTTCGACGACAAGTCCTTCAACCAGACCTCGTACAAGGGCATGACCGACGCCAAGAAGAAGCTCGGCATCGAGACCGCCCAGGTCGAGTCGCACTCCGACGCCGACTACGCCAAGAACGTGCAGTCGATGGTGAGCGCGAAGTGTTCGATCATCGTTGGTGTCGGGTTCAAACTGAGTGACGCGATCCTGGCGTCGGCCAAGGCCAACCCGGACATCGACTTCGCCATCGTCGATGACAACCGGCCCGACTTCGCCGCAGCCAAGAACCTCAAGCCGCTGGTGTTCAACACCGCCGAATCCTCCTTCATGGGCGGTTACCTGGCGGCGTCGATGACCAAGACCGGCAAGGTCGGCACCTTCGGTGGGGCCAAGATCCCGACCGTGACGATCTTCATGGACGGGTTCGCCCAAGGTGTGGACTACTACAACAAGCAGAAGGGCAAGAAGGTCCAGGTGCTGGGCTGGAACGCCGCCAAGCAGGACGGTCAGTTCGTGCCCGGCGAGGACGGCTTCGACAACATCTCCGGTGGCAAGCAGGTGGCCACCAACCTGATCAGCCAGGGTGCCGACATCGTGCTGCCGGTGGCCGGGCCGTCCGGTGAGGGCGCGTTGCAGGCGGCCAAGGCCAGTGGCGGCAAGGTGAACACGATCTGGGTCGACACCGACGGTTGTGTCAGTGCCGCCAACTACTGCTCGAACATCATCAGCAGCGTCTACAAGGCGATGGACCTGGCGGTGCAGAACGCGATCGTCGCGTCGCACGACAAGAAGTTCAGCCAGGAACCGTACCTGGGCACGCTGGAGGACGACGGCACCGGGCTGGCGCCGTTCCACCAGTTCGACGGCAAGGTGTCGGCCGACACCAAGTCCGAGCTGGACACGATCAAGGGCGACATCATCTCGGGCAAGATCAAGATCACGTCGAAGTCCCAGCCGGAGTCCTGA
- a CDS encoding ABC transporter ATP-binding protein encodes MSDPATDPVGLELRGVTKRFGSLVANDAVDLAVRPGEIHCLLGENGAGKSTLMNILYGLLQPDEGEIVVDGVPRQFAGPKQAIEAGIGMVHQHFMLVDVFSVAENMILGRETSRGGFLNLARARRRVRELSERYGLRVDPDAKVEDLPVGVQQRVEILKALANDAEYLIFDEPTAVLTPQEIDELIAVMRALRDEGKAIVFITHKLREVKAIADKITVIRRGAVVGQADPSDSEAKLAEMMVGHEVSLLVSKEQREVGDVRLRLEGLTVAAPNGSVVVDDLDLEVAGGEIVCIAGVQGNGQSELAEALVGTEPISRGRAYLDDRPLNRLPTSRRIELGLGYVPEDRQHDGFVGSYSVAENLVLNSYHSAPYARGLALQSQVIADSARERTAEFDIRTQSIDTPVSSLSGGNQQKVVLAREMSRPLAVLIASQPTRGVDVGAIEFLHQRLVEERDRGTAVVIISTELDEVAALADRVAVMYRGKIVGIVPPNTSREVLGLMMAGVSADEARQSAETLTIEQSGESEGVVT; translated from the coding sequence ATGTCCGATCCCGCAACCGACCCGGTCGGTCTGGAACTGCGCGGAGTCACCAAGCGGTTCGGCAGCCTGGTCGCGAACGACGCCGTCGACCTGGCTGTCCGACCCGGTGAGATCCACTGTCTGCTGGGCGAGAACGGTGCCGGCAAGTCCACCCTGATGAACATCCTGTACGGGCTGCTGCAGCCCGACGAGGGTGAGATCGTGGTGGACGGGGTGCCGCGTCAGTTCGCCGGCCCGAAGCAGGCGATCGAGGCCGGCATCGGGATGGTGCATCAGCACTTCATGCTGGTCGACGTGTTCTCCGTCGCGGAGAACATGATCTTGGGCCGGGAGACCTCCCGCGGCGGTTTCCTCAACCTGGCAAGGGCTCGGCGCCGGGTCCGCGAGCTTTCCGAACGCTACGGCCTGCGGGTCGACCCGGACGCCAAGGTGGAGGATCTGCCGGTCGGGGTGCAGCAGCGGGTGGAGATCCTGAAGGCCCTGGCCAACGACGCGGAGTATCTGATCTTCGACGAGCCGACCGCCGTATTGACGCCGCAGGAGATCGACGAGCTGATCGCGGTGATGCGGGCGCTGCGGGACGAGGGCAAGGCGATCGTCTTCATCACCCACAAGCTGCGGGAGGTGAAGGCGATCGCGGACAAGATCACCGTGATCCGGCGTGGCGCGGTGGTCGGTCAGGCCGACCCATCCGACAGCGAGGCCAAACTGGCCGAGATGATGGTCGGCCACGAGGTCAGCCTGCTGGTGTCCAAGGAACAGAGGGAGGTCGGCGACGTCCGGCTCCGGCTGGAGGGACTGACCGTCGCCGCGCCGAACGGTTCGGTCGTCGTCGATGATCTCGACCTGGAGGTCGCCGGCGGAGAGATCGTCTGCATCGCCGGTGTGCAAGGTAACGGGCAGTCCGAGCTGGCCGAGGCACTGGTCGGCACCGAGCCGATCAGCCGTGGCCGGGCCTATCTGGACGACCGGCCGCTGAACCGGTTGCCGACCAGCAGACGGATCGAGCTCGGCCTCGGCTACGTGCCGGAGGACCGGCAGCACGACGGCTTCGTCGGCAGCTACTCGGTGGCGGAGAACCTGGTGCTGAACAGCTACCACAGTGCGCCGTACGCCCGCGGCCTGGCGCTGCAGTCGCAGGTGATCGCCGACAGCGCCCGGGAACGTACGGCCGAGTTCGACATCAGGACCCAGTCCATCGACACCCCGGTGTCGTCGCTGTCCGGCGGCAACCAGCAGAAGGTCGTGCTGGCCCGGGAGATGTCCCGACCGCTGGCGGTGTTGATCGCCAGCCAGCCGACCCGCGGGGTCGACGTGGGCGCGATCGAGTTCCTGCATCAGCGACTGGTGGAGGAGCGGGACCGGGGGACTGCGGTGGTGATCATCTCCACAGAACTCGACGAGGTCGCCGCGCTGGCCGACCGGGTGGCTGTGATGTATCGCGGCAAGATCGTCGGCATCGTGCCACCGAACACCTCCCGCGAGGTGCTCGGCCTGATGATGGCCGGGGTATCGGCAGACGAGGCACGGCAGAGCGCCGAGACGTTGACCATCGAACAGAGCGGTGAGTCCGAAGGAGTGGTCACGTGA
- a CDS encoding ABC transporter permease codes for MTQPDRDGSAELPKRTGRGRFNWWRRLPWADIWTTIAAFVLALLIGAILMIVSDPDVMAKFSYFFGRPGDALQASADKVGGAYFALLKGAFGGWQAITESTSQAAPLILAGLGVALAFRTGLINIGAQGQAIWGAVFAAYIGFALHLPPGLHLILAILAGVLAGGIWGGIVGFLKARTGAHEVIVTIMLNYVASGMLAYLLTTTAFRRPGRADPISPVVDWNATFPRLAGSQLHLGFVIALLAAVAVWWILEKSTIGFALKAVGSNPNAAATAGMSVSWSTVIAMTLAGALAGLAGVDAALSPSVSGTPVPLSAGIVGTVGFDAVTVALLGRSRPVGVVLAGLLFGALHTGGLAMQSQAQTPLTLTTVLQALIVLFVAAPALVGRLLPFLRERRLRTGVPTSTGSLS; via the coding sequence GTGACGCAGCCGGATCGGGACGGCAGCGCCGAGCTCCCGAAGCGGACCGGGCGCGGTCGATTCAACTGGTGGCGGCGGCTGCCCTGGGCCGACATCTGGACCACCATCGCAGCGTTCGTGCTGGCGCTGCTGATCGGCGCGATCCTGATGATCGTCTCCGACCCGGACGTGATGGCGAAGTTCAGCTACTTCTTCGGCCGTCCGGGCGACGCGCTGCAAGCGTCGGCGGACAAGGTCGGAGGAGCCTACTTCGCCTTGTTGAAGGGCGCTTTCGGTGGTTGGCAGGCGATCACCGAATCGACCTCGCAGGCGGCGCCGTTGATCCTGGCCGGGCTCGGCGTCGCGCTGGCCTTCCGGACCGGCTTGATCAACATCGGTGCCCAGGGTCAGGCGATCTGGGGCGCGGTGTTCGCGGCCTACATCGGCTTCGCGCTGCACCTGCCGCCCGGGCTGCACCTGATCCTGGCCATCCTCGCCGGGGTGTTGGCCGGTGGCATCTGGGGCGGCATCGTCGGCTTCCTGAAGGCTCGGACGGGTGCGCACGAGGTGATCGTGACGATCATGCTCAACTACGTCGCTTCCGGGATGCTGGCCTACTTGCTGACCACGACGGCCTTCCGACGGCCGGGACGGGCCGACCCGATCTCTCCGGTCGTGGACTGGAACGCCACCTTCCCGCGACTGGCCGGTTCCCAACTCCATCTGGGATTCGTGATCGCGCTGCTGGCGGCGGTGGCGGTCTGGTGGATCCTGGAGAAGTCCACCATCGGCTTCGCACTGAAGGCCGTCGGCAGCAACCCGAACGCCGCCGCGACCGCCGGGATGAGCGTCAGTTGGTCGACGGTGATCGCGATGACGCTGGCCGGTGCGTTGGCCGGTCTTGCGGGTGTCGACGCCGCCCTGTCACCCAGCGTCAGCGGCACGCCGGTGCCGCTGTCGGCCGGCATCGTCGGCACCGTCGGCTTCGACGCGGTGACCGTCGCCCTGCTCGGCCGGTCCCGGCCGGTCGGTGTGGTGCTCGCCGGGCTGCTGTTCGGCGCGCTGCACACCGGCGGGCTGGCGATGCAGAGCCAGGCCCAGACCCCGCTCACCCTGACCACCGTGCTGCAGGCGTTGATCGTGCTGTTCGTCGCGGCACCGGCGCTGGTCGGCCGGCTGCTTCCGTTCCTCCGCGAACGCCGGTTGCGGACCGGCGTCCCGACCTCGACAGGATCGCTGTCATGA
- a CDS encoding ABC transporter permease: MTAPAPETTRVETSVELEPAAVRRQRLTTGALIALVAVLLFALTFSTSGSARFALSDAFAAVQLPTVAVPGPATVIICTILCLAAAVGFFSGRLPRRWEGVAGAVGGVAFVLGFLTWAAAGRDLPFPVSNQFAGSLELATPLVLGALAGVLCERAGVINVAIEGQFLTAALAAVVVGSVTQSIPAALIAAIVAGVAMAALLAVFSIKYLVNQVVLGVVLNLLATGVTGFVFDQLVKPQNATLNSAPVFQAIAIPGLSKIPFLGPILFNQSILAYLAGISVLLVWILLYKTTWGLRVRAVGEHPKAADTVGIGVIGIRWSAVLAGGVFAGLGGAFFTLGATGSFSKELTVGNGFVALAAVIMGRWHPGWAAIMALLFGFVTQMSSQLQTLSTPVPSQFLLILPYVATVIAVAGLIGRVRAPAADGQPYEK, encoded by the coding sequence ATGACCGCTCCCGCACCCGAGACGACCCGGGTGGAGACCAGCGTCGAGCTCGAACCTGCTGCCGTCCGGCGCCAGCGGCTGACCACCGGTGCGCTGATCGCCCTGGTCGCGGTGCTGCTCTTCGCGCTGACCTTCAGCACCAGCGGCAGTGCACGGTTCGCGCTGTCCGACGCCTTCGCCGCGGTCCAGTTGCCGACGGTGGCCGTCCCGGGACCGGCCACGGTGATCATCTGCACGATCCTCTGCCTGGCGGCCGCGGTCGGCTTCTTCTCCGGCCGGTTGCCCCGCCGCTGGGAAGGCGTGGCCGGCGCCGTCGGCGGCGTCGCCTTCGTGCTCGGCTTCCTGACCTGGGCCGCAGCGGGCCGGGACCTGCCGTTCCCGGTGTCGAACCAGTTCGCCGGCAGCCTGGAACTCGCCACTCCGTTGGTGCTCGGCGCGCTGGCCGGTGTGCTGTGTGAGCGGGCCGGCGTGATCAACGTCGCGATCGAGGGCCAGTTCCTGACCGCCGCGCTGGCCGCCGTGGTGGTCGGATCGGTCACCCAGTCGATTCCCGCCGCGCTGATCGCCGCAATCGTCGCCGGCGTGGCGATGGCCGCGCTGCTGGCCGTGTTCTCGATCAAGTACCTGGTCAACCAGGTGGTGCTCGGTGTCGTCCTCAACCTGCTCGCGACCGGTGTCACCGGCTTCGTCTTCGATCAGTTGGTGAAGCCGCAGAACGCCACCCTGAACAGCGCGCCGGTGTTCCAGGCGATCGCGATCCCGGGGCTGTCCAAGATTCCGTTCCTGGGCCCGATCCTGTTCAATCAAAGCATCCTGGCCTATCTGGCCGGGATCAGTGTGCTGCTGGTCTGGATCCTGCTCTACAAGACGACCTGGGGGCTGCGGGTCCGTGCGGTCGGCGAACATCCCAAGGCCGCCGACACCGTGGGCATCGGGGTGATCGGGATCCGCTGGTCGGCCGTCCTGGCCGGCGGCGTCTTCGCCGGACTCGGCGGGGCGTTCTTCACCCTCGGCGCCACCGGCTCCTTCTCCAAGGAACTCACCGTCGGCAACGGCTTCGTCGCGCTGGCGGCGGTGATCATGGGCCGCTGGCATCCGGGCTGGGCGGCGATCATGGCGCTCTTGTTCGGTTTCGTCACCCAGATGTCGTCCCAGCTGCAGACCCTCAGCACACCGGTGCCGAGTCAGTTCCTGCTGATCCTGCCCTACGTCGCGACCGTGATCGCGGTGGCCGGTCTGATCGGTCGGGTCCGAGCGCCGGCCGCCGACGGTCAACCGTACGAGAAGTAG
- a CDS encoding cytidine deaminase — MTIDWDALRTAAHQVSRRAYVPYSHFPVGVAGLVDDGRLLVGCNVENAGYGVTLCAECGLVSSLHATGGGRLVAVACVDRAGAPLMPCGRCRQLLWENGGPDCLLATPSGIKPMTEVLPDAFDATDLRDR; from the coding sequence GTGACGATCGACTGGGACGCGCTGCGCACGGCGGCTCATCAGGTGAGCCGGCGGGCCTACGTGCCCTACTCGCACTTCCCGGTCGGCGTGGCCGGCCTGGTCGACGACGGCCGGCTGCTGGTCGGCTGCAACGTCGAGAACGCCGGCTACGGCGTGACCCTCTGCGCCGAATGCGGGCTGGTCTCATCGCTGCACGCCACCGGCGGCGGCCGCCTGGTCGCCGTCGCCTGCGTGGATCGTGCGGGTGCGCCGCTGATGCCCTGCGGCCGCTGCCGCCAACTGCTCTGGGAGAACGGCGGCCCGGACTGCCTGCTCGCCACCCCGTCCGGCATCAAACCGATGACCGAGGTGCTCCCCGACGCCTTCGACGCCACCGACCTGCGCGACCGCTGA
- a CDS encoding endonuclease domain-containing protein, whose amino-acid sequence MNADIEEAIRAGGGVVRRRDHPQLIHQLDRLRGSGRLVSLLPGHLCRPEQEKDWNVRVLAGLSWAGPDASLTRYAAARLTFWPECINDQISLVRPGGCPRPQKNWPVMRARVPPEFLARAGGVPKTCPAYTAVELIPDVGGDVIDRALRSRMASLQEMWDAFATMPQRAGNNERRRLLQDSRDRPWSELERAGHRLFRKHHLTGWTTNSPVSTRTRSWSVDVLFRRQRVIVEFDGYDFHSDHDAFELDRRRRNELELAGYLVLNFTWAHVRDDPAWVIGWIRLALEARRTQQH is encoded by the coding sequence GTGAACGCAGACATCGAGGAAGCGATCCGCGCCGGTGGCGGAGTGGTCCGTCGACGAGACCATCCACAACTGATCCATCAGCTCGACCGGCTGCGCGGCAGCGGCCGACTCGTCAGCCTGCTCCCCGGCCACTTGTGTCGGCCGGAGCAGGAGAAGGATTGGAATGTTCGGGTGCTGGCAGGTCTGTCCTGGGCCGGTCCCGACGCCTCCCTGACACGCTATGCGGCGGCGCGACTGACCTTCTGGCCGGAGTGCATCAATGATCAGATCAGCCTCGTCCGGCCAGGCGGGTGCCCGCGACCCCAGAAGAACTGGCCGGTCATGCGTGCCCGCGTTCCGCCGGAATTCCTGGCTCGGGCCGGTGGGGTGCCGAAAACCTGCCCGGCCTACACGGCCGTCGAGCTCATCCCCGACGTCGGCGGCGACGTCATCGACCGCGCGCTCCGATCGCGGATGGCGTCACTGCAGGAGATGTGGGACGCGTTCGCAACCATGCCCCAACGAGCCGGGAACAACGAGCGACGGCGGCTGCTGCAGGATTCGCGGGACAGGCCGTGGTCGGAGCTGGAGCGTGCTGGTCACCGACTGTTCCGCAAACACCACCTCACCGGCTGGACGACCAACAGCCCAGTATCGACCCGGACGCGGAGTTGGTCTGTCGATGTGTTGTTTCGACGGCAGCGGGTGATCGTGGAGTTCGACGGCTACGACTTCCACAGCGATCACGACGCGTTCGAGCTCGACCGCCGCCGACGCAACGAGTTGGAGCTCGCGGGCTACCTCGTGCTCAATTTCACCTGGGCGCACGTGCGGGATGATCCTGCATGGGTCATCGGGTGGATCCGGCTGGCGCTCGAAGCGCGAAGAACGCAGCAGCACTGA
- a CDS encoding adenosine deaminase translates to MTDVAIATEILRQAPKVLLHDHLDGGLRPQTIVELAAEVGHQLPAADAESLRHWFAESADSGSLVRYLETFDHTTAVMQTPSALRRVAAEMVLDLAADGVVYVESRWAPEQHLRAGLTLDEAVDAVTEGLADGMAEAADDGHPIIARQLLIAMRHASSATEIAELAVRHRKDGVAGFDIAGAEAGYPPTRQLAAFDHIKRNNGYITIHAGEAFGLPSIWEAVQLCGANRLGHGVRLIDDIEVTADGATVGDLAGYIRNLRVPLEMCPSSNVQTGAARSVAEHPIGTLARLGFRVTVNTDNRLMSDTTMTKEFAALAAAFDYDLDYVRWLTINAAKSAFYPHPDRLRLIEDVIKPGYAALGAG, encoded by the coding sequence ATCACTGACGTGGCTATCGCGACCGAGATCCTCCGGCAGGCACCGAAAGTCCTCCTTCATGATCATCTGGATGGCGGGCTGCGGCCGCAGACGATCGTCGAGCTGGCCGCGGAGGTCGGGCACCAGCTGCCGGCCGCCGACGCGGAGTCGCTGCGGCACTGGTTCGCCGAGTCGGCCGATTCCGGTTCACTGGTGCGTTATCTGGAGACCTTCGATCACACCACCGCGGTGATGCAGACACCGTCAGCACTGCGCCGGGTGGCGGCGGAGATGGTGCTCGATCTGGCTGCCGACGGCGTGGTCTACGTCGAGTCGCGGTGGGCGCCGGAGCAGCATCTGCGGGCCGGGCTGACGCTGGACGAAGCCGTGGACGCGGTCACCGAAGGTTTGGCCGACGGGATGGCCGAGGCGGCCGACGACGGGCACCCGATCATTGCGCGGCAGCTGTTGATCGCGATGCGGCATGCATCCAGCGCCACCGAGATCGCCGAACTCGCCGTCCGGCATCGCAAGGACGGCGTCGCCGGCTTCGACATCGCCGGTGCCGAGGCCGGCTACCCACCCACCCGTCAGCTGGCTGCCTTCGACCACATCAAGCGGAACAACGGCTACATCACCATCCACGCCGGCGAGGCGTTCGGGCTGCCCTCGATCTGGGAGGCGGTGCAGCTGTGCGGCGCCAACCGTCTCGGCCACGGCGTCCGGCTGATCGACGACATCGAGGTGACCGCCGACGGTGCCACGGTCGGTGATCTGGCCGGCTACATCCGCAACCTGCGGGTCCCGTTGGAGATGTGCCCGTCGTCCAACGTGCAGACCGGTGCCGCTCGGTCGGTGGCCGAGCACCCGATCGGCACCCTGGCCAGACTCGGCTTCCGGGTCACGGTGAACACCGACAACCGGCTGATGAGCGACACCACGATGACCAAGGAGTTCGCGGCGCTGGCGGCGGCCTTCGACTACGACCTGGACTACGTGAGATGGCTCACCATCAACGCCGCGAAGAGCGCGTTCTACCCCCATCCCGATCGGCTCCGATTGATCGAGGACGTGATCAAGCCCGGGTATGCCGCGCTCGGGGCAGGGTGA